The following proteins are co-located in the Purpureocillium takamizusanense chromosome 10, complete sequence genome:
- a CDS encoding uncharacterized protein (SECRETED:SignalP(1-20~SECRETED:cutsite=AIA-VG~SECRETED:prob=0.8149)): MVALAFTVLFLGALFDGAIAVGDKHKHKNKNKDYSDSDSDDNNDKNDINLMKEADAIAYCAARNKAAEGTCNEGFCTFYHEKFASRANDGDLVFQYSYVVERLCPGGAKCKTDKCIARLIDEKKLEFDVEC, from the exons ATGGTCGCTCTTGCTTTCACGGTTCTATTTCTGGGGGCGCTGTTCGATGGCGCgatcgccgtcggcgacaagcacaagcacaagaacaagaacaaggactacagcgacagcgacagcgacgacaacaacgacaaaAACGACATCAACCTCATGAAAGAGGCGGACGCCATAGCTTATTGTGCGGCACGCAACAAGGCAGCCGAGGGA ACATGCAATGAGGGTTTCTGCACCTTTTATCACGAAAAATTCGCCAGTAGAGCGAATGACGGCGACCTCGTGTTTCAGTACTCATACGTGGTTGAACGACTCTGCCCAGGCGGTGCCAAG TGCAAGACGGATAAGTGCATCGCGAGGCTCATCGACGAGAAAAAGCTAGAGTTTGACGTTGAGTGTTAA